One genomic segment of Mytilus trossulus isolate FHL-02 chromosome 4, PNRI_Mtr1.1.1.hap1, whole genome shotgun sequence includes these proteins:
- the LOC134715112 gene encoding uncharacterized protein LOC134715112, which yields MKMTIYVDILTVTICLILSRTVTCYTVDLSFNSYNCDEYARRIPLDKEYTLTWLGKTDPKICTFNFTGGDNGQWSTNYKVCFETEQYDLPSFDVELVVSNGTEKWVYDSSDMGIESKCVNKAKDMMFKLVVSKNYQVSTWNLKLKITSQTFVDQKVGEIWDQILSVIEDISPVAIVVIVVFCILSNQRAREQCRSMLMSVIDKIKGNNSRQRRDPEVRRDSEHSVRLNVDETQLSDNSSAETISLQNIPIEPDGQPIPQSNSNLPDAPPPSYDEVVKNTNNDISKC from the exons ATGAAGATGACAATATACGTGGATATACTTACTGTGACAATATGCCTGATATTAAGTAGAACAGTCACTTGTTATACAGTCGATC TATCATTTAATTCTTACAATTGTGATGAATACGCAAGAAGAATACCATTGGATAAAGAATATACCCTAACTTGGTTAGGAAAAACAGATCCCAAAATATGTACTTTTAACTTTACTGGTGGCGACAACGGACAATGGTCTACTAATTATAAAGTTTGTTTTGAGACTGAACAATATGACTTACCATCATTCGATGTAGAATTAGTTGTTTCTAATGGTACCGAGAAATGG GTTTACGATAGTTCAGATATGGGAATTGAAAGCAAATGTGTTAATAAAGCTAAGGATATGATGTTTAAGCTTGTCGTATCAAAGAATTACCAAGTGTCCACGTGGaatctgaaattgaaaataacatcACAAACGTTTGTAGATCAAAAAG TTGGAGAAATTTGGGACCAAATACTTAGTGTAATAGAAGATATTAGTCCAGTGGCAATTGTTGTGATTGTTGTGTTCTGTATACTCAGTAACCAACGTGCACGGGAGCAATGTCGTTCTATGCTCATGAGTGTTATAGACaaaataaagggaaataactcaaggCAGAGACGTGATCCAGAAGTACGGAGAGACTCGGAACATTCTGTTCGCTtaaatgtagacgaaacacaaCTAAGTGATAACTCAAGTG CAGAGACAATAAGTTTACAAAACATTCCTATAGAACCAGACGGGCAACCTATACCTCAGTCCAACAGTAATTTACCTGATGCACCACCTCCTAGCTATGATGAAGTtgtcaaaaatacaaataatgacaTTAGTAAATGTTAA